A stretch of the bacterium genome encodes the following:
- a CDS encoding Fur family transcriptional regulator has product MRDIEEIVARFRESGLKITPQRVSIFKLLQGNRDHPSAEDIYRQVLKVHPAISFTTVYKTLQTLRDMGELQELTINPERAHYDPATWEHVHTFCRSCRSICDLDDGHESNLTPFIAEAGSFEVHHVQIHLVGLCGECR; this is encoded by the coding sequence ATGCGTGACATTGAAGAGATTGTTGCCAGGTTCCGCGAGTCGGGACTCAAGATCACACCGCAGAGGGTGAGTATCTTCAAACTGCTCCAGGGAAATCGTGACCATCCCTCGGCAGAGGACATCTACCGGCAGGTTCTCAAGGTTCATCCGGCCATCTCATTCACCACCGTTTACAAGACGCTCCAGACTCTGCGGGACATGGGAGAGTTGCAGGAACTCACCATAAACCCGGAAAGGGCCCACTACGATCCGGCGACATGGGAACACGTCCACACCTTCTGCAGATCCTGCCGCAGCATCTGCGATCTCGATGATGGTCATGAAAGCAACCTGACGCCTTTCATCGCCGAAGCCGGGTCCTTTGAAGTCCACCACGTCCAGATCCACCTGGTGGGCCTCTGCGGGGAATGCCGATAA